The proteins below are encoded in one region of Ferruginibacter lapsinanis:
- a CDS encoding DUF445 domain-containing protein produces MHWTGYIITIILSAFTGWITTWIAIKMLFHPRNPIKIFGFTLQGIFPKNQLLIAQKLGQMVSKELLSFDEIEEKVTNPENLQMLRPEIEAHIDHFLRNKLKDVFPMLSMFIGDKTINQLKEAFLTELEELFPVLMKNYMGKLQHDLDLEKIVTEKVASFSSEKLEDILNQITKKEFMFLEFIGGAFGFIIGLIQVLVGIIAH; encoded by the coding sequence ATGCATTGGACAGGTTACATTATTACTATTATTTTATCAGCTTTTACAGGATGGATAACCACTTGGATAGCTATAAAAATGCTTTTTCACCCCCGAAACCCTATTAAAATATTCGGTTTTACCCTACAAGGTATCTTTCCTAAAAATCAACTGCTGATTGCTCAAAAATTAGGACAAATGGTTAGTAAAGAGCTACTTTCTTTTGATGAAATTGAAGAAAAAGTAACCAACCCGGAAAATTTGCAAATGTTGAGACCGGAAATTGAGGCTCATATTGACCATTTTTTACGCAATAAACTAAAGGATGTTTTTCCCATGCTATCGATGTTTATTGGGGATAAAACGATCAATCAACTTAAGGAAGCCTTTTTAACCGAACTGGAAGAACTCTTCCCTGTATTAATGAAAAATTATATGGGAAAACTCCAACATGATCTTGATCTGGAAAAAATTGTTACAGAAAAAGTAGCCAGTTTTTCATCTGAAAAATTAGAGGACATTTTAAATCAAATAACAAAAAAAGAATTTATGTTCCTTGAATTCATTGGAGGGGCATTTGGATTCATCATTGGACTTATCCAAGTATTGGTTGGCATAATTGCTCATTAA
- a CDS encoding carboxy terminal-processing peptidase, translating to MKNKFLVILFVLAGAGLFLAFQPHSINTDNPKAKNERILRNVGLLLEQGHYSPKEIDDNFSKEVLKVFLKTLDDDKSIFLQSDIDGFKNYETVIDDEIHATKKIESFYAISDVYTKRLKEVSELLDGLLAKPFDFNVDESVVLDGDKLEYPKTEAERKEVWRKRLKYIALTKYVDMLDAKEKNKGKATVNAKPLLPEIAVNDINDKTTISWTNNYKTIISYIIIQQSPDSNKNFRSIASIKNPNEAENAYVVPVAYRGTGSLYRAIVVFQQGKYFVTNSFKAETQDDETTMERKAREQTKKQIGRYFTTLKNHNTNDELFSEFVNAITNTMDPHTDYFAPIDQRFFAESMSGTFFGIGAQLKEEESKIKISSLVTGGPAWKSGDLQPGDEIIKIGEGKKEPVDVTGYSVSDAVKLIRGEKKGTEVRLTLRKVDGSIKVISLLRDEIKTDDTFAKSAIINGEKKIGYIYLPVFYMDFDNPAGARCSQDVAKEIEKLKAENVEGIIMDLRGNGGGSLPEVVKMAGLFIEEGPICQVKGRDEKPYVWRDRDKAVQYSGPLTVLVDENSASASEIFAAAIQDYKRGIIVGSSSTYGKGTVQRSIPLNPEGGDDKKVEDLGTVKMTMQKFYRINGGATQLRGVTPDVIIPDRYEFSKSREKDNPSALGWDEIAKSDYVPLSNTYSEEVVVQNATTNVTTNTNFKQLEQNLELIEKYNDKQYSLNLNKFREEQNRLKALYKSLDSLTKLPKELDVKNTQADLSKVTADKEKIEKNKFFIDRIKSDMYIEEALKVMNTMISQTNLAAQKN from the coding sequence ATGAAAAACAAATTTTTGGTAATTCTTTTTGTGCTTGCCGGAGCTGGGTTGTTTTTGGCTTTTCAACCTCATTCAATTAATACAGATAATCCAAAGGCTAAAAATGAAAGAATACTGCGGAATGTGGGGCTTTTGCTGGAACAAGGACACTATAGCCCTAAAGAAATTGATGACAATTTCTCTAAAGAGGTATTGAAAGTTTTTCTGAAGACCTTAGATGATGATAAAAGTATTTTTTTACAGTCAGATATTGATGGCTTTAAAAATTATGAAACCGTTATTGATGATGAAATACATGCCACTAAAAAAATAGAATCGTTTTATGCTATTAGTGATGTGTACACAAAAAGATTAAAAGAGGTTTCAGAATTGCTGGATGGATTGTTAGCCAAACCATTCGATTTTAACGTGGATGAATCTGTTGTACTAGATGGCGATAAACTGGAATATCCTAAAACCGAAGCTGAAAGAAAAGAAGTTTGGCGTAAACGGCTAAAATATATTGCTCTGACCAAATACGTTGATATGCTTGATGCAAAAGAAAAGAATAAAGGGAAAGCTACTGTAAATGCGAAACCTTTACTTCCTGAAATAGCTGTCAATGATATCAATGATAAAACAACCATCAGTTGGACAAATAACTATAAGACGATTATCAGCTATATTATTATTCAGCAGTCGCCTGATAGCAATAAAAATTTCAGAAGTATTGCTTCTATTAAAAATCCTAATGAAGCGGAAAATGCTTATGTCGTTCCGGTTGCTTATAGAGGAACAGGGAGCCTTTACAGAGCGATCGTAGTTTTCCAGCAGGGCAAGTACTTTGTTACCAATTCCTTTAAAGCTGAAACCCAGGACGACGAAACGACCATGGAAAGAAAGGCCAGAGAACAAACCAAAAAGCAGATTGGTCGTTATTTTACCACGTTAAAAAATCACAATACAAATGATGAATTGTTCAGCGAATTTGTAAATGCTATCACCAATACAATGGATCCGCATACAGATTATTTTGCGCCGATAGATCAACGTTTTTTTGCTGAAAGCATGAGCGGTACATTCTTTGGTATTGGGGCACAATTAAAAGAAGAAGAGAGCAAGATTAAGATATCAAGCCTGGTTACCGGTGGTCCGGCATGGAAATCAGGAGATCTGCAGCCAGGGGATGAGATCATTAAGATTGGTGAAGGAAAGAAGGAGCCGGTCGATGTAACGGGGTATTCTGTATCAGATGCGGTAAAGTTGATCCGTGGTGAAAAAAAGGGGACAGAAGTAAGATTGACATTGCGTAAAGTAGATGGCTCAATTAAAGTGATCTCTTTGCTAAGAGATGAAATAAAAACGGATGATACATTTGCTAAAAGTGCGATCATTAATGGAGAAAAAAAGATCGGCTATATTTATTTGCCTGTTTTTTATATGGACTTTGATAATCCTGCCGGAGCAAGATGTTCACAGGATGTGGCTAAAGAAATCGAAAAATTAAAAGCAGAGAATGTAGAAGGTATAATTATGGATCTGCGTGGAAATGGAGGTGGATCTTTGCCTGAAGTGGTGAAAATGGCTGGGTTGTTTATTGAAGAGGGGCCAATTTGCCAGGTAAAGGGCAGGGATGAAAAACCTTATGTATGGAGAGATAGAGATAAAGCAGTTCAATATAGTGGTCCTCTAACAGTGCTGGTTGATGAAAACAGTGCCTCAGCTTCTGAAATATTTGCTGCGGCCATTCAGGATTATAAACGTGGTATCATTGTAGGCAGTAGCTCTACTTACGGTAAAGGAACAGTGCAACGTAGTATTCCTTTAAATCCTGAAGGAGGCGATGATAAAAAAGTGGAGGATCTTGGAACAGTAAAAATGACCATGCAAAAATTTTATCGGATCAATGGTGGAGCAACACAATTGAGAGGCGTAACACCTGATGTGATCATTCCTGATAGGTATGAATTCAGTAAAAGCAGAGAAAAAGATAATCCATCTGCGTTAGGTTGGGATGAGATTGCAAAATCAGATTATGTACCGCTTTCAAACACTTATAGCGAAGAAGTGGTAGTACAAAATGCGACTACTAATGTTACTACCAATACTAATTTTAAGCAATTAGAGCAAAACCTGGAGTTAATCGAAAAGTATAACGACAAACAGTATTCGTTGAATTTAAATAAATTCAGAGAGGAACAAAACAGATTAAAAGCTTTATATAAAAGTTTGGATAGTCTTACTAAGCTGCCTAAAGAATTAGATGTAAAAAATACTCAGGCAGATCTGTCGAAAGTAACTGCAGATAAAGAAAAGATAGAAAAGAACAAGTTCTTTATAGACAGGATCAAGTCTGATATGTATATTGAAGAAGCGTTAAAAGTTATGAATACGATGATCAGTCAAACTAATTTGGCCGCACAAAAGAATTAG
- a CDS encoding DinB family protein, translated as MTNTSLGNYPKYVERYLQLVKEDKLSDAYTNQFTIIKNLLESISEEKANYSYAPGKWTLKDLLQHCIDAERIFCFRALTFARFDKTPLPGFEEDDYAVNTNANNRTWQSLKEEFYAVRTSTEMLFHSFTPEALAASGIANNNESSVISIGFLIIGHLYHHINTIKERYL; from the coding sequence ATGACAAATACTTCATTAGGAAATTACCCCAAATACGTAGAACGTTATTTACAATTGGTAAAAGAGGATAAGTTATCTGATGCCTATACCAACCAATTTACAATCATCAAAAATTTACTTGAAAGCATCAGTGAAGAAAAGGCAAATTACTCCTATGCTCCCGGCAAATGGACACTGAAAGACCTGCTACAACATTGTATAGACGCTGAACGCATCTTTTGCTTTCGTGCTCTGACTTTTGCCAGATTTGATAAAACACCTTTGCCCGGTTTTGAAGAAGATGATTATGCGGTGAATACAAATGCCAACAACCGGACATGGCAAAGTTTAAAAGAAGAATTTTATGCTGTGAGAACCAGCACTGAAATGTTATTTCATAGCTTTACTCCCGAAGCGTTAGCGGCAAGTGGCATTGCTAATAATAATGAATCTTCTGTAATAAGTATTGGGTTTTTAATTATTGGCCATTTATATCATCATATCAATACTATAAAGGAAAGGTATCTGTAA
- a CDS encoding S8 family serine peptidase yields MNKISYLSAAALLLSSSIFAQKEEVPKNWHQLDKANTGYYGISIDKAYDFVKGKKLKSKTVVVAVIDSGIDTLHEDLKPILWTNPKEIPGNGKDDDKNGYIDDVHGWNFIGGKDGQNVKEDSYEAARVYHRLKSKFGSVVPDESSVSAADKADLIMYKKAQQKILGNADGQDDHGFEFLALKRVQTNLMASDSILKKAIGKEKFTGTELDAYEATTDDVKKAKFSLLGLMKANDALEQTNAEFMEGLNDYVAGEERKNDAKQNPPKEYRKEIVKDDESNINDRYYGNNDLMASTPFHGTHCSGIIGAVRDNGKGVNGIADNVRIMMVRAVPDGDEHDKDIANAIRYAVNNGAQIISMSFGKDFSPEKQWVDDAVRYAESKGVLLVHAAGNDAKNVDSTDNFPNANFVDGKGRANTWITVGASGDPKNGGITASFSNIGKQEVDVFAPGVQIYSTIPGGNTYGNASGTSMACPVVAGTAAFLLEYFPTLSAKQLKYVIEKTAQAPDIDVKIPGTDELTKLSTLCKTGGIVNAYEAAKLAATLKGERKASKATPVAKAKTVKKKK; encoded by the coding sequence ATGAATAAAATTTCCTATTTATCTGCTGCTGCGTTATTGCTTTCGAGCAGCATTTTTGCACAAAAAGAAGAGGTTCCTAAAAACTGGCACCAGTTAGATAAAGCCAATACAGGCTATTATGGGATCAGTATTGACAAGGCATACGATTTTGTAAAAGGGAAAAAACTCAAAAGCAAAACAGTTGTAGTTGCGGTTATAGATAGTGGTATTGATACTTTACACGAAGACCTAAAACCCATATTATGGACAAATCCCAAAGAGATTCCGGGTAACGGAAAAGATGATGACAAAAACGGATATATAGATGATGTGCATGGCTGGAATTTTATAGGTGGTAAAGATGGTCAAAATGTTAAGGAGGATAGTTATGAAGCTGCAAGGGTATATCACAGATTAAAGAGCAAGTTCGGTTCTGTTGTGCCGGATGAATCAAGTGTAAGTGCGGCAGACAAGGCCGACCTTATCATGTATAAAAAAGCGCAACAAAAAATATTGGGTAATGCTGATGGCCAGGATGACCATGGATTTGAATTTTTAGCACTCAAAAGAGTACAAACAAACCTGATGGCCAGCGATAGCATTTTAAAAAAGGCAATAGGTAAAGAGAAATTTACCGGTACTGAATTGGATGCTTACGAAGCCACAACTGATGATGTTAAGAAAGCAAAATTTTCCTTATTAGGACTTATGAAAGCCAATGATGCACTGGAACAAACCAATGCTGAATTTATGGAAGGATTAAATGATTATGTTGCAGGCGAAGAAAGGAAAAATGACGCAAAACAAAACCCTCCTAAAGAGTATCGCAAAGAAATAGTAAAAGATGATGAATCAAATATTAATGACAGATACTATGGCAATAATGACTTAATGGCTTCTACCCCATTCCATGGCACACACTGTTCAGGTATTATTGGTGCTGTAAGAGATAATGGTAAAGGAGTTAACGGAATAGCAGACAACGTTCGTATCATGATGGTACGTGCCGTTCCTGATGGAGATGAGCACGATAAAGACATTGCAAATGCTATTCGTTATGCTGTAAACAATGGAGCACAAATTATCAGCATGAGTTTTGGTAAAGATTTTTCTCCGGAAAAACAATGGGTTGATGATGCAGTAAGATATGCTGAAAGTAAAGGTGTATTATTGGTACATGCCGCAGGTAATGATGCAAAAAATGTGGATTCGACTGATAATTTCCCTAATGCAAATTTTGTTGATGGTAAAGGTAGAGCCAATACCTGGATCACTGTTGGTGCAAGCGGAGATCCTAAAAATGGTGGAATCACAGCTAGCTTTAGTAATATAGGAAAACAAGAAGTAGATGTATTTGCTCCAGGTGTACAGATCTATTCTACAATACCAGGTGGTAACACTTATGGTAATGCATCCGGTACTAGCATGGCTTGCCCAGTAGTAGCCGGCACTGCTGCATTTTTATTGGAATATTTTCCAACACTAAGTGCTAAACAATTAAAATATGTAATTGAAAAAACAGCTCAGGCTCCGGATATTGATGTAAAAATCCCCGGCACTGATGAACTGACTAAATTAAGCACACTTTGTAAAACAGGAGGCATAGTTAATGCCTACGAAGCTGCGAAATTAGCCGCTACATTAAAGGGAGAAAGAAAAGCAAGTAAAGCTACCCCAGTTGCAAAAGCTAAAACAGTTAAGAAGAAGAAATAA
- the ispE gene encoding 4-(cytidine 5'-diphospho)-2-C-methyl-D-erythritol kinase: MLVFPNCKINIGLHIISKRDDGYHNIETAFYPIPLHDVLEIITSDSTNKEVEFSMSGNKIDGNTDQNLCVKAYHLLKNEFPQLPNIKMHLHKIIPTGAGLGGGSADGAFALSLLNKKFSLGLSTQQLIDHALQLGSDCPFFIINQPCFATSRGEILQEIALNLSGYKIAVINPGIHVNTAQAFSQIRLQTPVVTKTTLSSLIYSPVTEWKNTITNDFEPIVFAQYPDIKKIKDQLYQSGAVYASMSGSGSTVYGIFANEIPPDLSFPDSYYTKTIQL; encoded by the coding sequence ATGCTTGTCTTCCCAAACTGTAAAATAAACATTGGCCTGCATATTATCTCAAAGAGAGATGATGGATATCATAATATTGAAACTGCATTTTATCCCATCCCATTACACGATGTCTTAGAGATCATTACTTCCGACTCAACTAACAAAGAGGTTGAATTTTCTATGTCAGGTAATAAAATTGACGGCAATACTGATCAAAACCTTTGTGTAAAAGCCTACCATCTTCTTAAAAACGAGTTCCCTCAGCTACCTAATATAAAGATGCATTTGCATAAAATTATCCCTACTGGAGCCGGATTAGGTGGCGGGTCTGCGGATGGTGCTTTTGCGTTATCTCTATTAAATAAAAAATTCAGCCTGGGCTTATCAACCCAACAACTCATTGATCATGCGTTGCAATTAGGCAGTGATTGCCCATTCTTTATCATTAATCAACCCTGCTTTGCAACCAGCCGTGGTGAAATACTGCAAGAGATCGCCTTGAATCTTTCGGGATATAAAATTGCTGTTATCAATCCTGGAATACATGTTAATACAGCACAGGCTTTTTCACAAATAAGATTGCAAACACCTGTCGTTACCAAAACAACTTTATCATCATTGATATATTCGCCGGTAACTGAATGGAAGAATACCATTACAAATGACTTTGAGCCCATTGTTTTTGCTCAATATCCAGATATAAAAAAAATAAAAGACCAACTTTACCAATCGGGAGCTGTATATGCTTCTATGAGTGGAAGTGGCAGTACTGTTTATGGGATATTTGCTAATGAAATACCCCCCGACCTCAGTTTTCCTGACAGTTATTACACCAAAACCATTCAATTGTAA
- a CDS encoding bifunctional nuclease family protein: protein MKKIELEIVALSHSITQSHSYAVVLGEVNGLRRLPIVIGGFEAQAIAVALERMQPSRPLTHDLMKNFMLAFNIELHEVVINDLQEGIFYSKLVCSTSKDTVDIDSRTSDALALAIRFGCPIFTYDTILDSAGILMEADEKKKKATTTVSAETAPPENDLHNLSLEELDVLLNEVLEQEDYIRAIAIRDEIKSRKK from the coding sequence ATGAAGAAGATAGAACTGGAAATAGTAGCCTTATCTCACAGCATTACCCAATCACATTCTTATGCAGTGGTACTGGGAGAAGTTAATGGGTTACGCCGCTTACCCATCGTAATCGGCGGCTTTGAGGCACAGGCAATTGCCGTAGCGCTTGAAAGAATGCAGCCAAGCAGACCGCTTACTCATGACCTGATGAAAAATTTCATGCTGGCATTCAATATTGAACTGCATGAAGTGGTTATCAATGATCTACAGGAGGGAATTTTTTACAGTAAATTAGTTTGCAGTACATCCAAAGACACTGTAGACATAGACTCCAGAACCTCAGACGCATTGGCTTTGGCCATACGTTTTGGTTGCCCGATCTTTACCTATGATACTATTTTAGATAGCGCCGGAATTTTAATGGAAGCTGACGAAAAAAAGAAAAAAGCTACCACTACAGTTTCTGCAGAAACTGCTCCACCAGAAAATGACCTGCACAATTTATCCCTGGAAGAGCTTGATGTTTTACTGAATGAAGTATTGGAACAGGAAGATTATATCAGAGCGATCGCTATCAGGGATGAAATAAAAAGCAGAAAAAAATAG
- a CDS encoding electron transfer flavoprotein subunit alpha/FixB family protein yields the protein MVLVFLDQSDGQIKKSSLEAASYGAKVAEQLGTTVEAIVLGNVTDDLSGLGKYGVKKIHKVADEVLNHMDAQVYTKIIAEAATANNATVIVLSNNFNGKAIAPRLSVRLKAGLVSGAVALPDTTNGFVVKKNVFSGKAFANVAVNTPVKIISLNPNSYQIKTTDGTAEVSDLAVSIDSAKVQITNTNKIVGEVPLSEAEIVVSGGRGLKGPENWALVTDLAKALGAATACSRPVADTGWRPHHEHVGQTGLAIAPNLYIAIGISGAIQHLAGVNRSKVIVVINKDPEAPFFKAADYGIVGDAFEVIPKITDAVKKLKGIV from the coding sequence ATGGTACTCGTTTTTTTAGATCAATCAGACGGACAAATAAAAAAATCTTCTTTAGAAGCTGCATCATATGGCGCTAAAGTTGCTGAACAGTTGGGTACAACTGTAGAGGCGATTGTATTGGGTAATGTTACTGACGACCTCAGCGGATTGGGAAAGTATGGTGTAAAAAAAATACATAAGGTTGCTGACGAAGTGCTCAATCACATGGATGCACAGGTCTATACCAAAATCATTGCTGAGGCTGCAACTGCCAATAATGCTACCGTAATTGTATTATCAAACAACTTTAACGGCAAAGCCATTGCTCCACGTTTGAGTGTTCGTTTAAAAGCCGGATTAGTTTCTGGTGCGGTTGCGTTGCCTGACACCACTAATGGATTTGTTGTTAAGAAAAACGTTTTCAGCGGAAAAGCATTTGCAAATGTGGCTGTTAATACGCCTGTAAAGATCATATCACTTAATCCAAACTCATATCAAATAAAAACAACAGATGGGACCGCTGAAGTGTCCGACCTTGCTGTTTCAATTGATTCGGCCAAAGTACAGATAACCAATACCAATAAAATTGTTGGGGAAGTCCCTTTGAGTGAAGCAGAAATCGTTGTTAGTGGCGGTCGTGGATTAAAAGGGCCTGAAAACTGGGCTTTAGTAACAGATCTGGCAAAAGCGTTGGGAGCTGCTACAGCCTGTAGCCGCCCCGTTGCTGATACCGGCTGGCGTCCGCATCATGAGCATGTAGGGCAAACTGGCTTGGCTATCGCTCCCAATTTATATATAGCTATTGGTATATCAGGCGCCATTCAACATTTGGCAGGCGTAAACAGAAGTAAAGTTATTGTAGTTATAAATAAGGATCCTGAAGCTCCTTTCTTTAAGGCAGCCGATTATGGTATTGTGGGTGACGCCTTTGAAGTGATTCCTAAAATTACCGATGCAGTTAAAAAGCTAAAAGGAATTGTCTAA
- a CDS encoding electron transfer flavoprotein subunit beta/FixA family protein — protein MKILVCISKTPDTTAKIAFTDNNTKFAADGVQWIINPYDEWYALVRAIELKEADTSAVIHLITVASADADPIIRKALALGGDEAIRVNTDSHDSYYIASQIAAIAKEGNYDLIFTGKETIDYNGASIGGMVAELLDLPYVSLATKFDIDGANAIIVREIEGGEETDKVQLPVVVSCQKGVAEQRIPNMKGIMGARTKPLKVVEPVAAETLTSVASFDLPPAKAGVKLVSADNPEELVRLLHEEAKAF, from the coding sequence ATGAAAATCTTAGTGTGTATCAGTAAAACTCCAGATACGACAGCAAAAATAGCCTTCACAGATAACAATACGAAATTTGCTGCCGATGGCGTACAATGGATCATCAACCCATACGATGAATGGTATGCCCTGGTAAGAGCTATTGAACTGAAAGAAGCTGACACTTCAGCTGTGATACATTTAATTACTGTTGCATCTGCTGATGCAGACCCGATCATCAGAAAAGCACTGGCATTAGGTGGTGATGAAGCTATTCGGGTAAATACTGATAGCCACGATAGCTATTATATTGCTTCGCAAATTGCTGCCATTGCAAAAGAAGGCAACTACGATCTCATTTTTACAGGAAAAGAAACAATTGATTACAATGGGGCCTCCATTGGTGGTATGGTGGCAGAATTACTCGATCTCCCCTATGTTTCTTTAGCTACCAAGTTTGATATTGACGGGGCAAATGCAATCATAGTAAGAGAGATCGAAGGTGGAGAAGAAACAGACAAAGTGCAACTACCCGTAGTAGTTAGTTGTCAAAAAGGCGTTGCAGAACAACGAATTCCCAATATGAAAGGAATAATGGGGGCAAGAACAAAACCCTTAAAAGTAGTAGAGCCGGTTGCCGCAGAAACGTTGACCTCTGTCGCATCTTTTGATCTGCCTCCTGCAAAAGCCGGCGTTAAACTGGTGAGTGCAGATAATCCTGAGGAACTGGTTAGATTGCTGCACGAAGAAGCAAAAGCATTTTAA
- a CDS encoding tetratricopeptide repeat protein: protein MDRISKLKEYLAANDKDSFLQHALALEYIKIGNDEDARNLFNEILLREPTYIGSYYHLGKLLERVGDVKKAMLIYERGMFEAKRAGDNHAYNELQGALEEIGDEDL from the coding sequence ATGGATAGGATCAGCAAATTGAAAGAATACCTGGCAGCAAATGATAAGGATAGTTTTTTACAACATGCGCTGGCATTGGAGTATATAAAAATTGGGAATGATGAGGATGCTCGTAATTTGTTTAATGAAATTTTGTTACGTGAGCCTACGTATATAGGGTCTTATTATCATTTAGGTAAACTGCTTGAAAGAGTTGGCGATGTTAAAAAAGCAATGTTGATCTATGAACGAGGCATGTTTGAAGCAAAGAGGGCAGGAGACAATCATGCGTATAACGAATTGCAGGGTGCATTGGAAGAGATCGGTGATGAGGATCTTTGA
- the tilS gene encoding tRNA lysidine(34) synthetase TilS translates to MNVVKKIKDHIAAENLFQPNDRLLLAVSGGVDSVVLCEICKQAGYSFVIAHCNFNLRGADSERDEAFVKKLAEKYQVDFFVKHFDTVAIAKQQKKSIEEIARELRYEWFNELINDQRQGNNNAHSIANCQLPVARWILTAHHADDNIETVLMNFFRGTGVKGLRGILPKQNKIIRPMLSIRKNELRRFAQENGLEFVEDHTNAENDYTRNYFRNELIPAVKKVYPMAEENILQNIDRMIGVEMLYQQAVDLQIKKLIEQKGNEIHIPVLKLLKVSPLSTVMYEIIKDFGFTAHQTDEVILLLKSDTGKYIQSATHRAIKNRNWLIISPNKTIDAATILIESSNQQIDFSAGSITFRELSAETFQFLTDSNVALLDADKIKFPLLLRRWKQGDYFYPLGMQKKKKVSRFLIDQKLSLTQKENVWVIEMDKKIIWVVDMRIDDRFKINDKTKQALQLILTRAK, encoded by the coding sequence ATGAATGTAGTAAAAAAAATTAAGGATCATATTGCAGCTGAAAATTTATTTCAGCCAAACGATAGGTTATTACTTGCCGTTAGCGGAGGTGTAGATTCTGTGGTGCTATGTGAGATTTGTAAACAGGCTGGATACAGTTTTGTTATAGCGCATTGTAATTTTAATTTAAGAGGAGCCGATAGCGAAAGAGACGAAGCTTTTGTAAAAAAACTTGCTGAAAAATATCAGGTTGATTTTTTTGTGAAACATTTTGACACAGTTGCTATTGCTAAACAGCAAAAGAAATCTATTGAAGAAATAGCAAGAGAGCTGAGATATGAGTGGTTCAATGAATTAATAAATGATCAAAGGCAAGGCAATAATAACGCTCATTCCATTGCCAATTGCCAATTGCCAGTTGCCCGTTGGATACTTACTGCTCACCATGCGGATGATAATATTGAAACAGTACTGATGAATTTTTTCAGAGGTACAGGTGTCAAGGGCTTAAGAGGGATCTTGCCTAAACAAAACAAGATCATCAGACCAATGTTATCTATCAGGAAAAATGAGTTAAGGCGTTTTGCGCAAGAAAACGGGCTTGAATTTGTAGAGGATCATACCAATGCTGAAAATGATTACACCAGAAATTATTTCAGAAATGAACTGATACCGGCAGTAAAAAAAGTATATCCGATGGCAGAAGAAAATATTTTACAAAATATTGACCGCATGATAGGAGTAGAAATGTTGTATCAGCAAGCGGTTGATCTGCAAATAAAAAAATTGATAGAGCAAAAAGGCAATGAAATTCATATCCCCGTTTTAAAGCTGTTAAAAGTATCTCCACTGTCAACAGTAATGTATGAGATAATAAAGGATTTTGGTTTCACGGCGCATCAAACAGACGAGGTGATCTTATTGCTTAAAAGCGACACGGGTAAATACATTCAGTCGGCAACCCACAGAGCCATTAAAAATCGGAACTGGCTGATAATTTCTCCTAATAAAACAATTGACGCGGCTACCATTTTGATTGAATCTTCGAATCAACAAATTGATTTTTCAGCAGGTAGTATAACATTCAGGGAATTATCTGCAGAAACCTTTCAATTCCTAACGGATAGCAATGTGGCTTTGCTGGATGCAGATAAGATCAAATTTCCCTTGCTGTTGCGAAGATGGAAACAAGGAGATTATTTTTATCCCCTGGGAATGCAGAAAAAAAAGAAGGTCAGTCGCTTTTTAATTGATCAGAAATTATCTCTTACACAAAAAGAAAATGTTTGGGTAATTGAAATGGATAAAAAAATTATTTGGGTTGTGGATATGCGTATTGATGACAGATTTAAGATCAACGATAAAACGAAACAGGCGTTGCAGTTAATATTAACCCGTGCCAAATAG